The Chitinibacter bivalviorum genomic interval GAATTGGTCTACCAGATTCGAGATCAACGAGCGGATTCTCGCTATACCGCGATTCGCGACGTACCGATTTTATTGCTAACCGCGATCGACCAAGTCACCCATTTTCGATTTTCGCTCAATGAAAAACAGAGCTATTTGCCGCCCATTAGCGGCATGCTGAGCAAGCCGGTGCAAATCGAAACGCTGCTCGACAAATTAAAAGAAATGCTCTGATACACCGATGGCCGCCAGCTTACACAGCCGCGAACGACTTCAAACGCATATCGGGCAGATGTCACGGCGACGCGCTATTTACCCAGCGCCGTAGCGACTAGGCCGATGATTTTATTTAAGGGAAAGGGAGTAAAGATGAAACATAAATATCTGATCGTACCGTTGGCACTCTTGCCCATCATGGCCTACGCCCACCCGCAAGGCCATAGCTTGAGTTTATTCAATGGCTTTAGCCATCCTTGGCTGGGTGCAGATCACCTCTTGGCCATGCTGGCGGTCGGCATGCTCGCTGCGACACAGGCCAAGATCAAAGTACAATTGACGCTGATTTTCGCATTTTTAATCAGCCTAACTATTGGGGTATATTCATCAATACCTTTATCTTTAATGCCTAGCGCAGAATACCTAGTTGCAAGCTCAGTAGGCCTGCTCGGTATATCGCTGCTTTTTTCCCGGCAGCTATCGCGCGTGGCACTGGCCAGCATCATTATTTCCAGTGGTTTATTGCACGGGCTAGTTCATGGAGCGGAAATACCCACCAACACAGCATCGAGTTCGTTCATTATCGGCATGCTACTTGCATCCAGCGCGCTTCATTTTGGCGGATTTATTTGGTTAAGATGGGGCACCGCACGTGCACTGCCTTATTTCCAGCGTGCCAGCGCAGTAGGGCTCACTTTGAGTAGCGCATTTTTACTCTTTAGTTTGTGATCTTCACCCGTTTGGCAAGGCTCTTTACTGAGTTGAGAACTCAGCGATAGCCTGATCAGCACACAATAAAAAGCCCCTCATCCGAGGGGCTTTTAGCTTTAAAGATTAAATATACTGCGCATTAAAATGGGATGTCGTCTTCAAAGTCATCAAAGCTTTTCGCTGGGCGCGCAGCAGGCTGTGGCGCTGCTTGCGGTGCTTGGCGTGGTGCTGCTGGCGCACTGTATTCTTGGTTGAAATCATCGCCGCCGTAGCCGCCTTGACCACCTTGTGAAGCACCGCCCATACCGCCACCCGCGCCACCGCGACCGCCGAGCATTTTCATTTCATCGGCCACGATTTCAGTCGTGTAGCGATCTGCGCCGGTTTGTTTGTCTTGCCATTTGCGCGTTTGCAGACGGCCTTCGATATACACTTGGCTACCTTTTTTCAGGTATTCACCGGCGATTTCAGCCAAACGGCCGTACATCGTGATGTTGTGCCATTCGGTTTTTTCTTGTTTGGAGCCCGTGTTTTTATCTTTCCAGCTCTCGGTGGTGGCAATTGAGAAATTGCACACCGCGCCGCCGCTCGGTAGGAAACGTGATTCTGGGTCTTTGCCCAAGTTACCGATCAGCAGCACTTTGTTTAACGATGCCATTTAGTTGGTCTCCGCAATGAGTTGTTGTGCTGCCGCTTCATCCCAGCCTTCTTGCAGGACTTTGAGCAAAGCAACACGTTCTTCAATCAGTACCACGGCTTCTTTTACGCCGCGAATAGCGCCTAGTTTAGCAGAGAGTTGGCTCGCGCTCCCCGTCCAATCTTCGCCAATATGAAACATTTGCGTTTTAACAGGCAGCGGCGGCTGCATGCCCCACGACACGATCAACCAGATCGCCATCAAGCTCGCGCACAGTGCAAACACCGGGGTGGCGCTGTTGTAATGCTGATAAAGCCAGCCGGCCAGCGCAGAGCCCAAAAACATACTCAATGATTGGCAAGTGTTATACACGCCCATCGCCGTGCCTTTGGCTTCGGTCGGTGCGATTTTTGAAATCAGACTAGGCTGTGTCGCTTCCAGAATATTGAAGGCGATGAAATAAATCCCCAGCCAGATCACAATCGCGGTCAGACTCGGCAGCCACAGCGTCATGCCCAATTGCGCCAAGAACATCAGCGCAATCGCAAATACAAATACTTCTTTCAGGTGGCGTTTTTTCTCACCGTAAATAATCGCCGGCACCATCAGCACAAAGCCGACCAGCACCACGGGCAAATACACATACCAGTGATGCGCCACCTCGATACCGCCCACCGAAGTCAGCAGCAAGGGCATCACGGTAAACATCGCCATTTGCGCCGCGTGCAGCGCGAAAACGCCGTAATTAAGGCGCAGCAATTGCGGGTGTTTCAGTACTTGTGGCAAGCGGCGGGTATTGGCTTCGGCATCCGAGTGAAAGCGGCTGATGGTTGGGTTCGGAATCACTTTCCACACCCCAATCAAGGCCGACACCGCCAGCACCGCCGTCATCAGAAAAATCCCCGGCAAGCCGATCCATTCAGCGAGCTTGGGCGCAGCGACCAGCGATACGGCAAATGTCGTTGCGATACTGCCACCGATCATCGCCATCGCCTTGGTTCGATTTTCTTCGCGCGTTAAGTCAGCAAGCAAGGCGGTAATCGCCGCCGAAATCGCCCCCGCCCCCTGCACTGCGCGGCCAATAATCAGCCAGACGATATGATCGGCCATCGCACACATGATCGAGCCCAGCGCAAACAGCGCCAAGCCGATATAGATGACTTTTTTGCGGCCAACATGATCCGACCACATGCCAAACGGCAATTGCAGCAAGGCTTGCGTCAAGCCATAAGCGCCAAACGCCAAGCCCACCAAAGCATGGTTTTCGCCGCCGGGCATATGGCCCGCGTACACGGCAAACACCGGCAAAATCAAAAACATGCCCAACATACGCAAGGCATACAAACCCGCCAAACCACTGGCGGCGCGTAATTCCAATTTACTCATCATCTCGCATTACATCCGGCTGGCTCGCAACTCACGCAAACGCGGGGCTACGTCATCAAGGCGCCCATTTTACCCGATTGCGCCGCATCACCACTTTTAACGCGATTTAATTTTCATTAATACTGGGTATCGCTATCAAAACCAATATTAAAAAGCTCTACAAGGCCATACCCTGACTGAACTCTACAAATCCGCATTCGCGCTTGCACGCACTACCCGCCATCACAGTGAACAATCGTACTATGTACTATCATGCACCAGCATAAAGCGCTACAATTATCGGCTAACCTATCTGCCGGACAATGCCATGTATCGCCCAGCTTCGTTTGCGCCCGACCAGCCGATGATCCGCATTCGCGGCGCACGCACGCACAACCTGAAGAACGTCAACATCGACTTGCCCCGCGGCAAGCTGGTGGTGATTACCGGCCTATCCGGCTCGGGAAAATCATCGCTGGCGTTTGATACGCTGTACGCCGAAGGCCAGCGGCGCTATGTTGAATCGCTCTCGGCGTATGCACGGCAATTCTTGCAGCTGATGGAAAAGCCCGATGTCGATTTGATCGAGGGCCTCAGCCCCGCGATCTCGATCGAGCAAAAAGCCACCAGCCACAATCCGCGCTCGACCGTTGGCACCGTCACCGAAATTCACGATTACCTGCGGCTATTGTTCGCCCGCGTCGGCACGCCCTACTGCCCCGACCACGATCAAGCGCTGCAAAGCCAAACCGTCAGCCAGATGGTCGATCATGTTTTGGCGCTGCCCGAAGACACCAAACTGATGGTGCTCGCGCCCGTGGTGATCGGCAAAAAAGGCGAAAACGTCGATTTATTTGAAGAGCTGCGCGCACAGGGCTTTGTGCGCGTGCGCGTCGATGGCGAAGTCTTCGAGCTCGATGAAACGCCCAAACTCGACAAAAACAAAAAACACACGATTGAAGTCGTGATTGACCGATTGAAAGTGCGCGCCGATTTGCAGCAGCGCCTGGCCGAATCATTCGAGACCGCACTGCGCCACGCCGATGGCCGCGCGATCGCGGTTGAAATGGACTCTGGCAACGAGCATTGGTTCTCGGCCAAATTCGCTTGCCCAGTCTGCAGCTACAGCCTGCCCGAGCTTGAACCGCGCCTGTTTTCGTTTAACAACCCGATGGGCGCGTGCCCGAGCTGCGATGGCCTCGGTCAGAAAACCTTTTTCGACCCGAAACGCGTGGTCGCGCACCCCGAAATCAGCCTCGCCGCTGGCGCGATCAAGGGCTGGGATAAGCGCAATCAGTTTTACTTCCAGATGCTGACCAGCCTCGCGGCGCATTATGGTTTTGACACCGCCACCGCGTGGGAAGATTTAGAACCCGATTTGCAGGAAATCATTCTGCACGGCTCGGGCCATGAAGAAATCGCGTTTATTTATATGAATGAGCGCGGCAGCAAGTTTGAGCGCGTACACAGCTTTGAAGGGATTATCCCCAATCTGGAACGCCGCTACCGCGAAACCGACTCGATGTCGGTGCGCGAGGAGCTCGCCAAATACCAAAATAATCAAGTCTGCCCGACCTGCGAAGGCGCGCGCCTGCGCAAAGAAGCGCGCCATGTACGGGTTTGGGGTAATAACCTACATGCCTTATCCCGCCTGGCTTTGCGAGACACACTCCACTTTTTCCAAAGTCTGGAATTAGAGGGCAGCAAGGCGCAGATTGCCGAAAAAATCGTTAAGGAAATCAGCGAGCGTCTGGGCTTCTTGGTCAACGTGGGTCTGGATTACCTGTGTTTAGAGCGCAGCGCCGATACGTTATCGGGCGGCGAAGCGCAGCGGATTCGCCTTGCCAGCCAGATTGGCTCGGGCCTGACCGGCGTGATGTATGTCCTCGACGAGCCATCGATCGGCCTGCACCAGCGCGATAATGATCGTCTGATCGGTACGCTGATGCATCTGCGCGATCTGGATAACACCGTAATCGTCGTCGAGCACGACGAAGACGCGATGCGCGCCGCCGATTATCTGGTCGACATGGGCCCCGGCGCGGGCGTGCACGGCGGGCAAGTGATTGCCGTTGGTACACCGGAAGAAGTGTTCAACAACCCCGATTCGATCACCGGCCAGTTTATGACCGGCAAGCGCAAAATCGCGCAGCCGGAAAAACGCCGCGTGCCCGACCCAGAGCGTTGGCTGTACCTGATCGGCGCAACGGGCAATAATCTGAAAGACGTGACGCTTGAGCTGCCCGTTGGGCTGATGGTCTGCATCACCGGCGTATCGGGCTCGGGCAAATCAACGCTGATCAACGACACGCTGTACAGCATCGCCGCGCGCGATCTGAATGGCGCCGGTTGCGAGCCAGCGCCGTATCGCGAAGTCAAAGGCCTGGAGCATTTCGACAAAGTCATCAACGTCGATCAATCACCGATTGGCCGCACACCGCGCTCCAACCCCGCCACCTACACCGGCCTATTTACGCCGATCCGTGAGCTGTTTGCTGGCGTACCCGTTGCGCGCGAGCGCGGCTACGGCCCGGGTCGTTTCTCGTTCAACGTTAAAGGCGGCCGCTGCGAAGCGTGTCAGGGCGATGGCGTGATCAAGGTTGAAATGCATTTCTTGCCCGACGTCTACGTACCGTGCGACGTCTGCCACGGCCTGCGCTACAACCGCGAAACACTGGAAGTGCAGTACAAAGGCAAGAGCATCACCGAAGTACTGAATATGACGGTCGAAGACGCGCTGGAATTCTTCAACGCTGTACCGACCGTCGCGCGCAAACTGCAAACGCTGCTCGACGTCGGTCTGGGCTACATCCGACTCGGCCAAAGCGCCACGACGCTGTCAGGCGGTGAAGCGCAGCGCGTTAAACTCGCGCTCGAATTATCGAAACGCGACACCGGCCGTACGCTATATATCTTGGACGAACCGACCACCGGCCTGCATTTCCACGACATCGACTTGCTACTCAAAGTCGTGCAACGCCTATCGAGCCACGGCAATACGGTGGTGGTGATCGAGCACAATCTGGACGTGATCAAAACCGCAGACTGGGTGATTGATCTAGGCCCAGAAGGCGGCGCAGGCGGCGGCCAAATCATCGCCACCGGCACACCGGAAGATGTGGCGGGGAATATGGCGAGTCATACGGGGCTCTA includes:
- a CDS encoding response regulator transcription factor, which encodes MKKILLIDGDTALCQNLSATLAQHGYAVTCAHSAVAGRKAALASPPDAIITEAMLETDTAGFELVYQIRDQRADSRYTAIRDVPILLLTAIDQVTHFRFSLNEKQSYLPPISGMLSKPVQIETLLDKLKEML
- a CDS encoding HupE/UreJ family protein, translated to MKHKYLIVPLALLPIMAYAHPQGHSLSLFNGFSHPWLGADHLLAMLAVGMLAATQAKIKVQLTLIFAFLISLTIGVYSSIPLSLMPSAEYLVASSVGLLGISLLFSRQLSRVALASIIISSGLLHGLVHGAEIPTNTASSSFIIGMLLASSALHFGGFIWLRWGTARALPYFQRASAVGLTLSSAFLLFSL
- the ssb gene encoding single-stranded DNA-binding protein, with the protein product MASLNKVLLIGNLGKDPESRFLPSGGAVCNFSIATTESWKDKNTGSKQEKTEWHNITMYGRLAEIAGEYLKKGSQVYIEGRLQTRKWQDKQTGADRYTTEIVADEMKMLGGRGGAGGGMGGASQGGQGGYGGDDFNQEYSAPAAPRQAPQAAPQPAARPAKSFDDFEDDIPF
- a CDS encoding MFS transporter — encoded protein: MSKLELRAASGLAGLYALRMLGMFLILPVFAVYAGHMPGGENHALVGLAFGAYGLTQALLQLPFGMWSDHVGRKKVIYIGLALFALGSIMCAMADHIVWLIIGRAVQGAGAISAAITALLADLTREENRTKAMAMIGGSIATTFAVSLVAAPKLAEWIGLPGIFLMTAVLAVSALIGVWKVIPNPTISRFHSDAEANTRRLPQVLKHPQLLRLNYGVFALHAAQMAMFTVMPLLLTSVGGIEVAHHWYVYLPVVLVGFVLMVPAIIYGEKKRHLKEVFVFAIALMFLAQLGMTLWLPSLTAIVIWLGIYFIAFNILEATQPSLISKIAPTEAKGTAMGVYNTCQSLSMFLGSALAGWLYQHYNSATPVFALCASLMAIWLIVSWGMQPPLPVKTQMFHIGEDWTGSASQLSAKLGAIRGVKEAVVLIEERVALLKVLQEGWDEAAAQQLIAETN
- the uvrA gene encoding excinuclease ABC subunit UvrA; its protein translation is MYRPASFAPDQPMIRIRGARTHNLKNVNIDLPRGKLVVITGLSGSGKSSLAFDTLYAEGQRRYVESLSAYARQFLQLMEKPDVDLIEGLSPAISIEQKATSHNPRSTVGTVTEIHDYLRLLFARVGTPYCPDHDQALQSQTVSQMVDHVLALPEDTKLMVLAPVVIGKKGENVDLFEELRAQGFVRVRVDGEVFELDETPKLDKNKKHTIEVVIDRLKVRADLQQRLAESFETALRHADGRAIAVEMDSGNEHWFSAKFACPVCSYSLPELEPRLFSFNNPMGACPSCDGLGQKTFFDPKRVVAHPEISLAAGAIKGWDKRNQFYFQMLTSLAAHYGFDTATAWEDLEPDLQEIILHGSGHEEIAFIYMNERGSKFERVHSFEGIIPNLERRYRETDSMSVREELAKYQNNQVCPTCEGARLRKEARHVRVWGNNLHALSRLALRDTLHFFQSLELEGSKAQIAEKIVKEISERLGFLVNVGLDYLCLERSADTLSGGEAQRIRLASQIGSGLTGVMYVLDEPSIGLHQRDNDRLIGTLMHLRDLDNTVIVVEHDEDAMRAADYLVDMGPGAGVHGGQVIAVGTPEEVFNNPDSITGQFMTGKRKIAQPEKRRVPDPERWLYLIGATGNNLKDVTLELPVGLMVCITGVSGSGKSTLINDTLYSIAARDLNGAGCEPAPYREVKGLEHFDKVINVDQSPIGRTPRSNPATYTGLFTPIRELFAGVPVARERGYGPGRFSFNVKGGRCEACQGDGVIKVEMHFLPDVYVPCDVCHGLRYNRETLEVQYKGKSITEVLNMTVEDALEFFNAVPTVARKLQTLLDVGLGYIRLGQSATTLSGGEAQRVKLALELSKRDTGRTLYILDEPTTGLHFHDIDLLLKVVQRLSSHGNTVVVIEHNLDVIKTADWVIDLGPEGGAGGGQIIATGTPEDVAGNMASHTGLYLARSLGIARE